A single region of the Alteriqipengyuania flavescens genome encodes:
- a CDS encoding GumC family protein, producing the protein MLGISPIDADPATPVRYAPVEQSRAMGSDVSARLMQILREQRWKVLAIIAATIALGVVLTMLQPRYYTAQTRMEFKPEETLVQATDTDAASALVLNEQYFQTQYELLRSRSLARDVAIGEDAMSDPEFAAAFGLEGEQITEKRAINTLLDALEVEPIIDSNLADITFTTRDPAYSARLADAWAEAFIAADIERRFGASIQAREFLNSRLAETREKLQDAEQALIEFASRNQILNLPSDSEGAAAENSPTLVSSRLESLNDRLGEARAERIAAASRLGSARSGTSSNTSGTLVQLRSRRAELAARVAGLEERFGDGYPPLRSAREELAQIDSAIASEAGVYRGGLQEQYNAALQAERALQSEVTQLTQSLISERRTGVQYGFLAREVDTNRQLYDALLQRVKEVGVAPTERSNIVVIDEAETPQVPSFPNPVLNVVAATLAGLVFAGLFVGGTFALDQVIRSPEELQKLTGRPVIGSIPVNEGDDAIEELGDRLSPVYESFLSASLSLRHLIGDDHKSALMTSSQSGEGKSYTSIGLSYALSRSGMKVLLVDADVRRGRLNGWLDLPKRPGLSDYIADFDTDELPIRRYEDFGFDVMTVGQYPPNPGEAITSGRMMQLHQSVLERYDFVLYDGPPILGLADAVHMARMVDLVIYAVQANEIRSRKIYSAQNRLAQVGTDIDAFIMTQTPTSEEYGYDYSYSRESD; encoded by the coding sequence GTGCTTGGAATAAGTCCCATCGACGCCGATCCGGCAACGCCCGTGCGCTATGCGCCTGTCGAGCAGAGCCGCGCCATGGGGTCGGACGTATCCGCTCGCCTCATGCAGATCCTGCGCGAACAGCGGTGGAAGGTTCTTGCAATCATCGCCGCGACGATTGCACTCGGCGTTGTCCTGACCATGCTGCAGCCGCGCTATTACACCGCGCAGACGCGGATGGAGTTCAAGCCGGAAGAAACGCTGGTCCAGGCGACGGACACCGACGCCGCCAGCGCGCTGGTGCTGAACGAACAGTATTTCCAGACCCAGTACGAGCTGCTTCGCTCGCGTTCCCTGGCCCGCGACGTTGCGATCGGCGAAGATGCGATGAGCGATCCGGAATTTGCCGCGGCTTTCGGGCTGGAAGGCGAGCAGATAACCGAGAAGCGCGCGATCAACACGCTCCTCGATGCGCTGGAAGTGGAACCGATCATCGATTCCAACCTTGCCGATATCACCTTCACTACGCGCGATCCCGCCTATTCCGCGCGGCTGGCCGATGCCTGGGCCGAAGCTTTCATCGCGGCCGATATCGAACGCCGGTTCGGCGCGTCGATCCAGGCGCGAGAGTTCCTGAATTCCCGCCTCGCCGAAACGCGTGAGAAACTTCAGGACGCGGAACAGGCCCTGATCGAATTCGCCTCGCGCAACCAGATTCTCAATCTGCCGAGCGACAGCGAAGGAGCGGCGGCCGAGAACAGCCCCACTCTCGTATCCTCTCGCCTGGAAAGCCTCAACGATCGGCTGGGCGAAGCACGCGCCGAACGCATCGCGGCCGCCAGCCGGCTCGGCAGCGCGCGTTCGGGGACGAGTTCGAACACCTCTGGCACGCTCGTCCAGCTGCGCTCACGCAGGGCCGAGCTCGCGGCGCGCGTTGCCGGCCTGGAAGAACGGTTCGGTGATGGTTACCCGCCGCTTCGCTCCGCCCGGGAAGAGCTCGCCCAGATCGATTCGGCCATCGCATCGGAAGCCGGCGTCTATCGCGGCGGCCTGCAGGAACAGTACAATGCCGCACTCCAGGCGGAGCGCGCCTTGCAAAGCGAAGTGACCCAGCTGACCCAGTCGCTCATCAGCGAGCGCAGGACGGGCGTGCAGTATGGATTTCTTGCCCGCGAAGTGGACACCAACCGCCAGCTTTACGACGCACTTTTGCAGCGAGTTAAGGAAGTGGGCGTCGCTCCGACGGAGCGCAGCAATATCGTGGTCATCGACGAAGCCGAGACGCCGCAGGTTCCCTCGTTTCCCAATCCGGTCCTGAACGTCGTTGCCGCAACGTTGGCGGGCCTCGTCTTCGCCGGTTTGTTCGTGGGCGGCACCTTCGCGCTCGACCAGGTCATCCGATCGCCGGAAGAACTGCAGAAATTGACCGGTCGCCCGGTCATCGGCTCCATCCCCGTGAACGAAGGCGACGATGCGATCGAAGAACTGGGCGACCGCCTCTCCCCGGTCTACGAGTCCTTCCTGTCGGCCTCGCTTTCCCTGCGCCACCTGATCGGCGACGACCACAAGTCTGCATTGATGACCAGCAGCCAGTCCGGCGAAGGAAAGTCCTACACCTCCATCGGCCTTTCCTACGCGCTGTCGCGCAGCGGGATGAAAGTTTTGCTGGTCGATGCCGACGTCCGCCGAGGCCGGCTGAACGGCTGGCTGGACTTGCCAAAACGCCCCGGCCTGAGCGATTACATCGCCGATTTCGATACCGATGAGCTGCCGATCCGCCGGTACGAGGATTTCGGTTTCGATGTCATGACGGTAGGCCAGTACCCGCCCAATCCGGGCGAAGCCATCACCAGTGGCCGGATGATGCAGTTGCACCAATCCGTGCTCGAGCGGTACGATTTCGTCCTTTATGATGGCCCCCCGATCCTGGGCCTTGCCGATGCAGTGCACATGGCGCGCATGGTCGACCTCGTGATCTATGCCGTGCAGGCAAACGAGATCCGGTCGCGCAAGATCTATTCGGCTCAGAACCGGCTGGCACAGGTGGGTACCGACATCGACGCGTTCATCATGACGCAGACGCCGACATCGGAAGAATACGGCTACGATTACAGCTACAGCCGCGAGAGCGACTGA
- a CDS encoding glycosyltransferase family 4 protein: MTSENQHGRRILFAANTQWYLHNFRRETIAALIAEGHEVHCAAPRDDRRQALKELGATVHDSPPLPSRMSPFADARILAWYVGLFRRLRPATVFTFTPKPNVFAGIASRLTGTGFAPNVSGLGRVFERDNLLTTAACRAYSAAFGGAKKVIFQNRESRDMFVGKGIVSSGQAAQLAGSGVDLTRFAPIPLPASDPFVFLFSGRLVLSKGLAEFAQAARTIGDVSPDGRRIEYRIVGFTQEQLSSTMPRAELDALLQGSPARYCGPSDDVRDQMARAHCFVLPSYYGEGIPRSAIEAAACARPVITTDHPGCRETVIEGKTGFIAVPRDAVSLEQAMRKLLALDTAALSAMGAASRAHAEARFDVAGNIAAYAALASDRDILSCEI; encoded by the coding sequence ATGACTTCTGAAAATCAGCATGGCCGCCGCATCCTGTTTGCGGCGAATACGCAGTGGTACCTGCATAATTTCCGCCGGGAAACCATTGCGGCGCTGATTGCTGAGGGGCATGAAGTGCACTGCGCTGCGCCGCGCGACGACCGGCGCCAAGCGCTTAAGGAACTGGGAGCGACGGTGCACGATAGCCCCCCGCTTCCGAGCCGCATGAGCCCATTTGCCGATGCCCGCATTCTCGCCTGGTACGTCGGCTTGTTCCGGCGCCTGCGGCCCGCGACCGTGTTTACCTTCACACCCAAGCCCAATGTGTTCGCCGGGATTGCAAGTCGGCTGACCGGGACCGGTTTTGCGCCCAATGTGTCGGGGCTCGGCAGGGTTTTCGAACGCGACAACTTGCTCACGACAGCTGCATGTCGTGCCTATTCCGCGGCTTTCGGCGGTGCGAAGAAAGTGATCTTTCAGAACCGGGAAAGCCGGGACATGTTCGTCGGCAAAGGTATCGTTTCGTCCGGACAGGCCGCGCAGCTTGCCGGTTCCGGAGTCGACCTGACACGCTTTGCGCCCATTCCCCTGCCCGCTAGCGATCCCTTCGTCTTCCTGTTCAGCGGCCGCCTCGTGCTGAGCAAGGGTTTGGCAGAATTTGCGCAGGCCGCACGTACAATCGGTGACGTGTCGCCCGATGGGCGCAGGATCGAATACCGGATCGTCGGATTCACGCAGGAACAGCTTTCCTCGACCATGCCGCGGGCAGAACTCGATGCCCTGCTGCAAGGCTCGCCGGCGCGCTATTGCGGGCCAAGCGATGATGTGCGCGATCAGATGGCTCGGGCGCATTGTTTCGTGCTCCCCTCCTATTACGGCGAAGGCATTCCCCGATCGGCCATCGAGGCGGCCGCGTGCGCTCGCCCGGTAATCACCACCGACCATCCGGGCTGCCGGGAAACCGTAATCGAGGGAAAAACGGGCTTCATCGCGGTCCCACGCGATGCCGTTTCGCTGGAGCAGGCGATGCGCAAGCTTCTCGCCCTGGACACGGCTGCCCTGTCCGCGATGGGTGCCGCCAGCCGCGCGCATGCCGAAGCAAGGTTCGACGTCGCCGGGAACATCGCAGCCTACGCCGCTTTGGCCTCGGACCGCGACATTCTGTCGTGTGAGATCTGA
- a CDS encoding polysaccharide biosynthesis/export family protein, producing MSREGGTLAPGDTVTMQVYGAEDFTASAQIEDDGTVQFPFTGTINTVGMRRSDLAAEIANRLSPQIVLDPQVSLQVEEGTARQITVGGEVARPGFYSSTQANSLMRSVVAAGGMTDAAERQEVLLIREVEGQRYIGVYNMTAIERGNYGDPPVYSGDVIMVGESALLRSIATYAPLVNAVTSPLILLERILN from the coding sequence TTGTCGCGGGAAGGCGGTACGCTTGCCCCGGGCGATACGGTGACGATGCAGGTCTACGGTGCGGAGGATTTCACCGCCAGCGCCCAGATCGAAGACGATGGAACCGTGCAGTTCCCCTTCACCGGCACCATCAACACGGTCGGGATGCGCCGCAGCGACCTCGCGGCGGAAATTGCCAACCGCCTGTCCCCGCAGATCGTCCTCGATCCGCAGGTCTCCCTGCAAGTCGAAGAAGGCACCGCCCGCCAGATCACGGTCGGCGGCGAAGTGGCGCGGCCTGGTTTCTATTCCAGCACGCAGGCTAATTCGCTGATGCGTTCGGTCGTGGCGGCCGGCGGCATGACTGACGCGGCAGAACGCCAGGAAGTGCTGCTCATCCGTGAAGTGGAAGGGCAGCGCTATATCGGCGTCTACAACATGACCGCGATCGAGCGCGGGAATTACGGCGATCCGCCGGTCTATTCCGGCGATGTAATCATGGTGGGCGAAAGCGCGCTTCTGCGTTCGATCGCGACTTACGCGCCCCTGGTCAACGCCGTAACCAGCCCGCTTATCCTGCTTGAGCGCATCCTCAACTGA
- a CDS encoding O-antigen ligase family protein has protein sequence MRSDANAKSRTFPDHKAALTPMSTRTISRRRSKSSGQRGPADGRTRPNAFETAFLAFIVLLAFMGGASRADEWKTLAVKIVASLILIGIGVAKLRGSGRRSRSAAGAPFPVPAIFLSLALAITALYLVPLPPSLWTAMPGREVIGDFFASVGMAGAWRPTTVSVALTLNTLTAIFAPLALVLLAAQAGERWRTSAIDLFIVIAVFSVFLGVLQVVSGAKSLYFYDLANFGRATGVFANRNHHAIFLAASIPLCLYRYMEKRSQQDEAGTLYLIAAGLILAGCLLGSSRAGLAVSGLATLASLAVFAKARTNAGGGRSNWLIGPAAIIGIALVALPLLAYNSEAFGRIVASDPIDDLRFKLLPDIAALVGTHFPFGSGPGTFEAAYRMAEADDNLMRQYLNEAHNDWLQPFVEYGIFALGLLLWPIISIVRAAHSGWSGQGMLVRVRSQCLLISIVVLALGSLVDYPMRTALLLTFGTFLWYQLLAVATGMARKNDTARRIDQGRGTA, from the coding sequence GTGAGATCTGATGCCAATGCAAAATCACGCACCTTTCCCGATCACAAAGCGGCTCTGACCCCAATGTCGACACGAACTATCTCTCGCCGCCGATCGAAAAGCAGCGGGCAGCGCGGCCCCGCAGACGGGCGGACGCGTCCTAATGCGTTCGAAACGGCGTTCCTGGCATTTATCGTCCTGCTCGCCTTCATGGGCGGCGCATCGCGCGCCGACGAATGGAAAACGCTGGCGGTTAAGATCGTCGCTTCGCTCATCTTGATCGGGATCGGGGTTGCCAAGCTTCGCGGCTCGGGTCGCCGCAGTCGGAGCGCAGCGGGCGCGCCCTTCCCGGTACCTGCCATATTCCTGTCCTTGGCCCTGGCGATTACCGCGCTCTACCTGGTTCCCTTGCCGCCATCGCTGTGGACGGCGATGCCGGGACGCGAAGTCATCGGAGACTTTTTCGCGTCCGTCGGAATGGCGGGCGCCTGGCGACCAACCACGGTATCGGTCGCTCTTACCCTGAATACGCTTACGGCCATATTCGCGCCCCTTGCCCTCGTCCTGCTCGCCGCTCAAGCAGGGGAACGATGGCGGACAAGCGCGATAGACCTGTTTATCGTCATCGCGGTCTTCTCTGTTTTTCTTGGCGTCTTGCAGGTGGTCAGCGGTGCGAAATCGCTCTATTTCTACGATCTCGCCAACTTCGGCCGCGCCACCGGCGTCTTCGCCAACCGCAACCATCACGCGATCTTCCTCGCAGCCTCGATCCCGCTGTGCCTCTACCGTTACATGGAAAAGCGATCGCAGCAGGACGAGGCCGGCACGCTCTACCTCATCGCCGCTGGATTGATCCTCGCCGGCTGCCTGCTGGGGTCCAGCCGCGCGGGTCTCGCAGTATCGGGGCTGGCTACGCTCGCTTCGCTTGCCGTCTTTGCAAAAGCGCGGACCAACGCGGGCGGCGGGCGCTCCAATTGGCTGATCGGCCCTGCGGCAATCATCGGTATCGCTCTGGTTGCCCTGCCCCTGCTCGCATATAATTCCGAGGCTTTCGGCCGCATAGTGGCGTCGGACCCAATCGATGATCTTCGCTTCAAGCTGTTGCCGGACATTGCCGCCCTGGTTGGCACACACTTCCCGTTCGGCAGCGGGCCCGGCACATTCGAGGCCGCGTACCGCATGGCCGAAGCGGACGACAATCTCATGCGCCAGTACCTCAACGAAGCGCATAACGATTGGCTGCAGCCTTTCGTCGAATACGGCATTTTCGCTCTTGGCCTCTTACTGTGGCCGATCATCAGTATCGTGCGCGCGGCTCACAGCGGCTGGAGCGGACAGGGAATGCTTGTCCGCGTCCGCTCGCAATGTCTGCTCATATCGATCGTAGTGCTGGCGCTGGGCAGCCTGGTGGACTACCCGATGCGAACGGCGCTGCTCCTTACGTTCGGCACTTTCCTCTGGTATCAATTGCTCGCCGTCGCTACGGGAATGGCGCGCAAAAACGACACGGCGCGCAGGATCGACCAAGGACGAGGGACAGCGTGA